A genome region from Pseudanabaena sp. Chao 1811 includes the following:
- the hisC gene encoding histidinol-phosphate transaminase, translating to MSYFRPAIDAMTGYVPGEQPKSGIKVIKLNTNENPYPPSPKAIAALQTIDSDSLRRYPDPFAHEFCQAVSDAFSVPTDWVIVGNGSDDVLNILIRACAEGRDRKVVYPMPTYVLYRTLAAMQPSETVEVPYGENFQLPIDELVAANGAVTFIASPNSPSGHAVPLDDLRQLAKRVSGIVAIDEAYVDFAEYSALPLVQEFDNVIVLRTLSKGYSLAGLRLGFGIANPKLLSGLFKVKDSYNIDAVAIAVGTAAMRDQEYKTTNAEKVKTSRTKLTLALKNLDYTVLESHGNFVLATPPKGNAEEIYLKLKESGILVRYFNQAGLADKLRITVGTDEQNQALIDLLSIL from the coding sequence ATGAGCTACTTCCGCCCTGCTATCGATGCGATGACTGGCTATGTTCCTGGGGAACAACCCAAGTCGGGGATTAAAGTTATCAAACTGAATACTAACGAAAATCCCTATCCACCCTCACCAAAGGCGATCGCCGCCTTGCAAACTATCGATAGTGATTCATTGCGGCGCTATCCCGACCCTTTCGCCCATGAATTTTGTCAAGCGGTAAGTGATGCTTTCAGTGTGCCTACAGATTGGGTGATTGTGGGCAATGGCAGTGATGATGTTTTAAATATTTTGATCAGGGCTTGTGCGGAAGGTCGCGATCGCAAGGTGGTTTATCCGATGCCAACCTATGTGTTATATCGCACCCTTGCAGCAATGCAACCATCGGAAACCGTAGAAGTCCCCTATGGTGAAAATTTTCAGTTGCCCATTGATGAACTTGTAGCGGCAAATGGCGCAGTAACTTTTATTGCTTCACCCAATAGTCCATCGGGTCATGCCGTTCCTCTTGATGATTTGCGCCAATTGGCAAAAAGAGTTTCAGGTATTGTGGCGATCGATGAAGCCTATGTCGATTTTGCAGAATACTCGGCTTTGCCCTTAGTGCAAGAATTTGACAACGTAATCGTATTACGCACTTTGTCCAAAGGTTATTCTCTTGCAGGGTTGCGTCTAGGCTTTGGCATTGCTAATCCCAAGCTTCTGTCTGGGCTATTTAAGGTCAAGGATAGCTATAACATTGATGCCGTAGCGATCGCAGTCGGTACTGCTGCCATGCGCGATCAAGAATACAAAACTACCAATGCCGAAAAAGTCAAAACCTCACGGACTAAACTTACTTTAGCTCTCAAAAATCTCGACTATACCGTACTAGAGTCCCACGGCAATTTTGTGCTTGCCACTCCACCCAAAGGCAACGCCGAAGAGATTTATTTAAAACTCAAAGAATCTGGCATTTTAGTCCGCTATTTCAATCAAGCAGGGCTAGCTGATAAGCTCCGCATTACCGTTGGTACTGACGAACAAAATCAGGCTCTAATCGATCTTTTATCTATCCTCTAG
- a CDS encoding 4-hydroxybenzoate solanesyltransferase: MNSGITNNESTFHKVVRLLRWHKPAGRLILMLPALWATVAAAKSQHQLPPLDLLGVVILGSLATSAAGCVINDLWDRDIDPQVERTKNRPLAERSLSIQVGIAILLVSGLCAFLLSTYLSPLSFGLCFAAAPVIAIYPACKRFFPVPQLVLSIAWGFTVLIPWSAVTGGLDHYAWALWLAVIAWTMGFDTIYAMSDREDDLKVGINSSALFFGRYVTFAIAIFLTITLGSLLWLGWEMQLGYTHYFACLTAGVIWIWQCNRLTQAEIPAELYQKAFGQNVWIGFIILAGMLPSTFSLG, encoded by the coding sequence ATGAACTCAGGCATCACCAATAACGAATCAACATTTCACAAGGTTGTGCGTCTCTTGCGTTGGCATAAACCCGCAGGCAGATTGATTTTGATGTTGCCTGCGCTATGGGCAACCGTAGCAGCCGCTAAATCACAGCACCAACTGCCACCACTTGATTTATTAGGTGTAGTGATTCTTGGGAGCTTGGCAACTAGTGCCGCAGGTTGTGTCATTAATGATCTCTGGGATCGCGATATTGATCCACAAGTAGAACGCACAAAAAATCGACCCCTTGCTGAGCGATCGCTATCGATACAAGTGGGGATCGCCATTTTGCTAGTTTCTGGACTCTGTGCATTTTTACTATCAACCTATCTCAGTCCCCTTAGTTTTGGCTTATGTTTTGCTGCTGCCCCTGTAATTGCCATTTACCCTGCCTGTAAGCGCTTTTTCCCAGTACCACAGCTAGTACTTTCGATCGCATGGGGCTTTACGGTACTGATTCCTTGGAGTGCAGTTACAGGTGGACTCGATCACTATGCTTGGGCATTATGGTTAGCGGTAATTGCTTGGACAATGGGTTTTGATACTATTTATGCCATGAGCGATCGCGAGGATGATCTCAAGGTTGGAATTAATTCCAGTGCGCTCTTTTTTGGAAGATATGTAACGTTTGCGATCGCCATTTTTTTGACAATTACCCTAGGAAGCCTACTTTGGTTAGGTTGGGAGATGCAGCTCGGTTACACACACTACTTTGCTTGCTTGACGGCAGGAGTAATATGGATATGGCAATGTAACAGACTGACCCAAGCTGAAATTCCTGCCGAGTTATACCAAAAGGCTTTCGGTCAAAATGTATGGATCGGCTTTATCATACTGGCGGGAATGCTTCCATCGACCTTCAGCCTAGGCTAA
- a CDS encoding AAA family ATPase: protein MTQLNIKNLGQIKSANIDFGDLTLFVGAQATGKSILLQLIKLLFDISNIKDTLLKYGYDWDMNVSNFSELYFGEGMRNLLSDSTEIICDNIRNPLDELLKNRYLSSDPERIFFVPAQRVLTLENGWPRSFTSFAIDYPYVVRQFSEHLQLLMQQGFINKDNAVFPQTGQLRQDISDAINASIFHGAKVELNTVGMRKRIQINVNGNLLPFMAWSAGQREFMPLLLGLYWLMPVLEDSKKPDIDFVVIEEPEMGLHPRAILSVILMCLELLHRGYRLLISTHSPVLLEAVWAIRNLQNNNSDVKYLYQLFDLKPSPLITELFENILKNKKFSTYYFDQKEDGVEVRDISSLDPFDEDLSTADWGGLTSFSSRASEVVSQAVQDKL, encoded by the coding sequence ATGACACAGCTTAATATTAAAAATCTAGGTCAAATTAAAAGTGCAAATATAGATTTTGGAGATCTAACTCTTTTTGTTGGAGCGCAAGCTACAGGGAAAAGCATTTTATTACAACTCATAAAATTGTTATTTGATATCAGTAATATTAAAGATACTCTTTTAAAATATGGCTATGACTGGGATATGAACGTATCTAATTTCAGTGAGCTTTATTTTGGCGAGGGAATGCGTAATCTACTGAGCGACAGTACAGAAATAATTTGTGACAACATAAGAAATCCTCTAGATGAATTATTAAAAAATCGCTATCTCAGTAGTGATCCCGAACGTATATTTTTTGTACCTGCTCAACGTGTGTTGACTCTTGAGAATGGATGGCCGCGTTCATTTACTAGTTTTGCGATTGACTATCCTTATGTTGTTCGTCAATTTAGTGAACATCTACAATTATTGATGCAACAGGGATTTATTAATAAAGATAACGCTGTTTTTCCTCAAACAGGACAACTCAGACAAGATATAAGTGATGCTATTAATGCAAGTATTTTTCATGGTGCTAAAGTTGAATTAAATACAGTTGGGATGCGTAAACGCATTCAAATTAATGTTAATGGTAATTTGTTGCCATTTATGGCTTGGTCGGCTGGGCAAAGAGAATTTATGCCTTTACTCCTAGGTCTTTATTGGCTAATGCCCGTATTAGAGGATTCAAAGAAACCTGATATCGATTTTGTAGTTATTGAAGAACCAGAAATGGGTTTGCATCCTCGTGCAATTTTGTCAGTTATTTTGATGTGTTTAGAGCTTTTACACCGAGGTTATCGTTTACTTATTTCGACACATTCACCTGTTCTTTTAGAAGCAGTTTGGGCAATTCGCAACTTACAGAATAATAACTCTGATGTTAAATATCTCTATCAACTTTTCGATTTAAAACCATCACCACTGATTACCGAGCTTTTTGAAAATATTCTCAAAAACAAGAAATTTTCTACTTATTATTTCGACCAAAAAGAAGATGGTGTTGAGGTGCGTGATATTTCATCATTAGATCCATTTGATGAAGATTTATCAACAGCCGATTGGGGTGGTTTAACTAGTTTTAGTAGTAGAGCTTCTGAAGTTGTTTCTCAGGCAGTTCAAGACAAATTATAA
- a CDS encoding V4R domain-containing protein, whose amino-acid sequence MTVAVDHPNIAAKHKRKNNHYSLQDFFLPNFEKGIIEDWNGLRNIFTSEDFIIGLQEGLEDEVGDASAAVMYSIGCEWGLQDALFFTKWFERDFGRSIRQTNLPFLLETWWWPFTSQGWGRWQVDMSDRKQGFMFISVFDSAVARSLGDVGKPVCHLYAGLFSGFFTHLVNKELECIEIQCYSMGENYCKFLLGGKNRIDAASFWLNEGATTRDIEGRLRNGEFLK is encoded by the coding sequence ATGACTGTTGCCGTAGATCATCCAAATATTGCAGCCAAGCACAAAAGAAAAAATAATCATTACAGTCTGCAAGATTTTTTCCTGCCTAATTTTGAAAAAGGAATCATTGAAGACTGGAATGGGTTGAGAAATATCTTCACTAGTGAAGACTTTATCATTGGACTACAAGAGGGGCTAGAAGATGAAGTGGGTGACGCTTCAGCAGCAGTTATGTATTCGATTGGTTGTGAGTGGGGCTTGCAAGATGCACTATTTTTTACCAAGTGGTTTGAAAGGGATTTTGGGCGCAGTATTCGCCAGACTAATTTGCCCTTCTTGTTAGAAACTTGGTGGTGGCCCTTTACCTCGCAGGGTTGGGGACGGTGGCAAGTGGATATGAGCGATCGCAAGCAGGGCTTTATGTTTATTAGCGTGTTTGACTCGGCGGTTGCCCGTAGTCTTGGCGATGTCGGTAAACCCGTTTGCCATTTGTATGCGGGTTTATTTTCAGGATTCTTTACCCATCTCGTGAATAAAGAACTAGAGTGTATCGAGATCCAATGCTATTCCATGGGCGAAAACTACTGTAAATTCTTGCTTGGTGGCAAAAATCGCATTGATGCAGCCTCATTCTGGCTCAATGAAGGCGCAACAACTCGTGACATCGAAGGACGTTTGCGAAATGGAGAATTTCTAAAATGA
- a CDS encoding PAM68 family protein — protein sequence MSKPTERIPFEPNNRSKKAKAKETKKPPVAPTAANTSNSKPNTSTTKTTTKSSPKRNDSLGIPDEVNRRIVRRAALFCGIPTALGISTFVVSYIIVSRHIFELPTSAVVLVSMLFLGLGVVGLSYGAISASWDEGRVGSWWGGEEFSKNFGYLKESWKAQQQLVKAGQQSKK from the coding sequence GTGAGTAAGCCAACTGAACGTATCCCTTTCGAGCCAAATAATCGTAGTAAAAAAGCAAAAGCTAAGGAAACTAAAAAGCCCCCTGTTGCTCCTACTGCGGCAAATACAAGTAACTCGAAACCCAACACAAGTACTACCAAAACGACTACAAAATCATCCCCTAAGCGAAATGATTCTTTAGGTATTCCTGATGAAGTGAATCGTCGGATTGTTCGACGGGCAGCTTTATTCTGTGGTATTCCTACAGCCTTAGGTATTAGTACCTTTGTCGTTAGCTACATCATTGTGAGCAGACATATATTTGAGTTGCCTACCTCCGCAGTGGTGCTAGTAAGTATGTTGTTTTTAGGCTTGGGAGTTGTCGGTCTCAGCTACGGTGCTATTTCCGCTTCTTGGGATGAGGGGCGCGTTGGTAGCTGGTGGGGCGGCGAAGAGTTTAGCAAAAACTTTGGGTATTTAAAGGAATCTTGGAAGGCACAACAGCAACTTGTCAAAGCTGGTCAGCAATCTAAAAAGTAA
- the rpsO gene encoding 30S ribosomal protein S15: protein MALLQERKLEIFSEYQKHPTDTGSSDVQVALLTERVNQLTTHLKLHPKDFSSRRSLLKIIGQRKRLLAYVRNQDRAHYKQLIQSLGVRG from the coding sequence ATGGCACTTTTGCAAGAACGCAAGCTCGAAATTTTCTCCGAATACCAAAAACATCCTACCGATACTGGTTCTTCTGATGTTCAGGTTGCATTGCTCACCGAGCGCGTCAACCAGTTGACCACTCACCTCAAGCTACATCCTAAGGACTTCTCTTCTCGTCGTAGTTTGCTCAAAATCATTGGTCAACGTAAGCGTTTGCTAGCTTATGTTCGTAATCAAGATCGCGCTCATTACAAACAACTCATCCAAAGCTTGGGTGTAAGAGGCTAG
- a CDS encoding LuxR C-terminal-related transcriptional regulator produces the protein MHTTKLSNGSVTLLHPHPYLIVHADEGQQMIPLINADFWTIGRGYDNSIVLTDKWVSRYHATLQIVGASKNDGFDSSMRGDSKPRTTNNESGSFYLVDFGSRNGSFMRGQRITFPILLKSGDRMTIGKTDIDFFSPHKREPHRTPSEHMRLFHQPTAPVSRTTLTPSEERVFWQVVQGFTNKEIGKRLQISPRTVQTHLSSIMTKLNLENRSQIVRYAFEQSYRPNADSAADNTDLNN, from the coding sequence ATGCACACAACAAAGTTGTCTAACGGTTCAGTGACCCTTCTACACCCACACCCCTATCTAATTGTTCATGCTGATGAGGGGCAGCAGATGATTCCGCTTATAAACGCAGATTTTTGGACAATTGGGAGGGGTTATGATAACTCAATTGTACTAACAGATAAATGGGTTTCACGCTATCACGCTACATTGCAAATTGTAGGCGCTTCCAAAAACGATGGGTTTGACTCATCTATGAGAGGTGATTCCAAACCACGCACTACTAACAATGAGTCAGGTAGTTTCTATCTAGTAGATTTTGGTAGTCGTAATGGCTCCTTCATGCGTGGACAGAGAATTACCTTCCCGATTTTGCTAAAAAGTGGCGATCGCATGACCATTGGCAAAACTGATATTGATTTCTTCTCACCTCACAAACGTGAACCCCACCGCACTCCCAGTGAGCATATGCGGTTATTCCATCAACCCACTGCTCCTGTTTCCCGCACTACCCTTACGCCTTCTGAGGAGCGCGTGTTCTGGCAAGTAGTCCAAGGCTTTACTAACAAAGAAATTGGTAAACGCCTCCAGATCAGTCCACGCACAGTCCAAACTCACCTCAGCAGCATCATGACTAAGCTGAATTTGGAAAATCGTTCCCAGATTGTGCGCTACGCCTTTGAGCAAAGCTATCGTCCTAATGCAGATAGTGCCGCCGATAATACAGATTTAAACAATTAA
- a CDS encoding YtxH domain-containing protein: MSNGAGKFFGGLIVGTAIGTAVGILFAPRSGKETRQVLKRSAKDLPKIAEEVGANVQYQADRLTVQAQRTLDEALIRLQEAIATGQEASRKLQDELILSMANTSNNSSIEIDDIPVEDED; encoded by the coding sequence ATGTCAAACGGCGCAGGTAAATTTTTTGGTGGATTGATTGTCGGTACTGCGATCGGTACGGCTGTGGGTATTTTATTTGCGCCCCGCTCAGGCAAGGAAACCCGTCAGGTTTTAAAGCGCTCTGCTAAAGATCTACCCAAAATAGCGGAGGAAGTAGGAGCTAATGTGCAGTATCAAGCCGATCGCTTGACTGTACAGGCTCAACGAACTCTTGATGAGGCATTGATAAGATTGCAAGAGGCGATCGCTACTGGACAGGAGGCTAGCCGCAAACTCCAAGATGAATTAATTCTATCGATGGCAAATACATCTAATAACTCATCCATCGAAATAGACGATATTCCAGTTGAAGATGAAGATTAG
- a CDS encoding 2Fe-2S iron-sulfur cluster-binding protein, with protein MAKRVRIEPIAQTADIATNGALLSGLMGDELHILKECGGRGMCATCHVYIQEGMSSLSPMGKREQRTLEVITTCKPNSRLACQAKVMGEGIVVELPIGMYVQSIQDIEALIGRRCEKPLLSPITGQTLVEVGQLITRSVVRQLENTNFSVGEQLANTKRADIFE; from the coding sequence ATGGCTAAGCGTGTAAGAATTGAGCCTATTGCTCAGACAGCAGATATTGCAACAAATGGTGCATTGCTCTCTGGATTAATGGGGGACGAGCTACATATTTTGAAAGAATGCGGCGGACGTGGCATGTGTGCGACCTGCCACGTTTATATTCAGGAAGGAATGTCTTCACTTAGCCCAATGGGTAAGCGTGAGCAGCGTACTTTAGAAGTAATTACTACCTGTAAACCTAACTCTCGGCTTGCTTGTCAGGCTAAGGTTATGGGTGAAGGAATTGTGGTTGAACTGCCTATCGGTATGTATGTCCAATCGATTCAGGACATTGAAGCGCTGATTGGACGACGCTGTGAAAAACCACTACTTAGCCCGATCACAGGTCAGACATTGGTAGAGGTGGGACAGCTAATTACGCGATCAGTAGTGCGTCAGTTGGAAAATACCAACTTTAGTGTTGGTGAGCAATTGGCAAACACCAAAAGAGCTGATATTTTCGAGTAA
- a CDS encoding LysR family transcriptional regulator has translation MIDIPFTLDQLRILKAIAAEGSFKRAADSLYVSQPAVSLQVQHLERQLDVPLFDRGGRRAQLTEAGQLLLSYGDRILSLCQETCRAIDDLQNLNGGTLIIGASQTTGTYLIPQMIGLFRKKYPEVSVQLHVHSTRRTAWSVANGQVDLAIIGGEIPADLVDSLEVTPYAEDELALILPTSHALAQVGALPIDELYKLQFITLDSQSTIRKAIDRVLLDSGVDPRQLEIAMELNSIEAIKNAVQAGLGAAFLSVTAIEKELQMGALQQVRIDGVVIKRMLLQIRNPNRYRSKATEAFCNEVLPIFRDKA, from the coding sequence ATGATCGACATACCGTTCACCCTAGACCAATTACGCATTCTCAAGGCGATCGCTGCTGAAGGTAGCTTTAAACGCGCCGCCGATAGCCTTTATGTGTCTCAACCCGCCGTTAGCTTGCAAGTCCAACATCTAGAACGACAGCTAGATGTACCTTTGTTCGATCGCGGGGGCAGAAGGGCACAGTTGACGGAGGCTGGACAGTTGTTACTTTCCTATGGCGATCGCATTTTAAGCCTTTGTCAGGAAACTTGCCGTGCCATTGATGACTTACAAAATCTCAATGGTGGGACTCTAATTATAGGTGCTAGTCAAACAACTGGAACCTATCTAATACCACAAATGATTGGTTTATTTCGTAAAAAATACCCTGAAGTCTCGGTACAACTCCATGTCCATTCTACAAGGCGAACGGCTTGGAGTGTTGCGAATGGGCAAGTAGACTTGGCAATTATTGGTGGCGAGATTCCTGCGGATTTGGTGGATTCTTTAGAGGTTACCCCCTATGCTGAAGATGAGCTAGCGCTAATTCTACCAACTTCTCATGCTTTAGCACAGGTCGGGGCATTGCCCATTGATGAGTTATATAAGCTGCAATTTATTACCCTAGACTCGCAGTCAACCATTCGTAAGGCGATTGATCGGGTGTTGTTAGATAGCGGCGTTGATCCCCGTCAGTTAGAAATCGCGATGGAGCTAAATTCGATAGAAGCGATTAAAAATGCGGTACAGGCGGGTTTGGGGGCAGCATTTTTGTCAGTGACGGCGATCGAAAAGGAACTGCAAATGGGAGCTTTGCAGCAGGTCAGGATTGATGGGGTCGTAATTAAGCGCATGTTGTTACAAATTCGTAATCCCAATCGCTATCGGTCTAAGGCAACGGAGGCTTTTTGTAACGAAGTTCTACCAATATTTCGAGACAAGGCTTAG
- a CDS encoding LOG family protein, whose product MAIIPSTSDIKALAEDLHKLVDNLESTEHGELIYSALKAIAQLSQTDAERLDWKILTGSLQDMQKAIAMFYPYRFKRKVSIFGSARTHSDAPEYRQAYEFAEQITQRGFMVITGAGGGIMAAGNEGSGENSFGLNISLPFEQTSNGFVPEDSRLVKFRYFFTRKLYFVKESDAIALFPGGFGTQDEFFECLTLCQTGRTTPRPMVLMDKKGGDYWKQWDIFVQEQLIARGLIVKEDRSLYKITDDIDEACQYISSFYSVYHSCRWVGDLFVIRLNFEITDEHLERLNDNFSDILIKGKIERSQALPKEANEQHIIDLPRLTMHFNQHSFGRLQELITAINDTCDSGNPMVCHPEQR is encoded by the coding sequence ATGGCTATAATTCCTTCAACTTCAGATATTAAAGCTCTTGCAGAAGATTTGCATAAGCTGGTTGATAATCTCGAATCGACCGAGCATGGAGAGCTAATTTACAGTGCCTTAAAGGCGATCGCCCAACTTAGTCAGACCGATGCTGAGCGTCTCGACTGGAAAATTTTGACGGGTTCTTTGCAGGATATGCAAAAGGCGATCGCCATGTTTTATCCGTACCGTTTTAAGCGCAAGGTGAGTATTTTCGGCTCGGCACGTACCCACTCGGATGCCCCTGAATATCGGCAAGCCTATGAGTTTGCTGAGCAGATTACCCAAAGGGGCTTTATGGTAATTACTGGAGCTGGGGGCGGTATTATGGCGGCAGGTAATGAGGGATCGGGAGAAAATTCCTTTGGCTTAAATATCAGTTTGCCCTTTGAACAAACCAGTAATGGTTTTGTACCTGAAGATTCTCGTCTGGTTAAGTTTCGCTATTTCTTTACGCGCAAATTATATTTTGTGAAAGAGAGTGATGCGATCGCGCTTTTCCCTGGGGGATTTGGTACGCAGGATGAATTTTTTGAATGTTTGACGCTTTGCCAAACGGGACGGACTACGCCACGCCCGATGGTGTTAATGGATAAGAAGGGCGGTGATTACTGGAAGCAATGGGATATTTTTGTCCAAGAGCAGTTGATTGCAAGGGGATTGATTGTCAAGGAGGATCGCAGTCTCTACAAAATTACTGACGATATTGATGAGGCTTGTCAATATATTTCTTCGTTTTACAGTGTTTATCATTCCTGTCGATGGGTGGGCGATTTGTTTGTAATTCGCTTAAATTTTGAAATTACTGATGAGCATCTTGAGCGCTTAAACGATAACTTCAGCGATATTTTGATCAAGGGTAAAATAGAGCGTAGTCAGGCTTTGCCCAAGGAAGCTAATGAGCAACATATTATCGATTTGCCACGGTTAACTATGCACTTTAATCAACATAGTTTCGGGCGGTTGCAAGAATTGATTACAGCAATTAATGACACCTGTGATAGTGGTAATCCAATGGTTTGCCACCCTGAACAACGTTAA
- a CDS encoding site-2 protease family protein, producing MRGGIRIGSIFGISLYVDSSWFLVLTILAILLGNAYAKLSPSFSLGYGVITAILFFLSIAFNKIAHALMAKLRGVEINAVNIQFIGGASTEQEAKDPFSVFSIAISGPLVSLVLSVIGFTIAWLIAGDSLLSSNPKAIENLPTSIGNIRAIWAIITLYFAQINLFIGVFSLIPALPFAGGHILKAAIWKLTGDRFTGIRWAARSGQVVSVIIMIYAGLVFASNLLFGIFFLLLGWLLFGNAGSYLYINNLQQALLAINAESAMTRDFRLVDADISLRDFADKFLLMEEKDANPIYIASANGRDRGLVSSEAIRHIDSHEWEAKSLQTLVTPLDEIDTVDLKAPIFNVISLMEQKQLRYVIVRSPVGSVAGVIDRGDIIKALDGKLLWRIPSEFIKQIKTDGKFPPNLRLSEICEQLIQNEK from the coding sequence ATGAGAGGCGGTATCCGCATCGGCAGCATTTTTGGTATCTCACTATATGTAGATTCATCATGGTTTCTTGTACTTACTATTCTTGCGATCTTACTGGGAAATGCCTATGCCAAGTTGTCGCCATCCTTTTCCCTAGGTTATGGTGTGATTACCGCCATACTCTTCTTTTTGTCGATCGCATTTAATAAAATTGCTCATGCCCTTATGGCTAAGCTTAGGGGGGTCGAGATCAATGCGGTTAACATTCAGTTTATTGGTGGCGCTAGTACTGAGCAGGAAGCCAAAGATCCATTCTCCGTATTTAGCATTGCTATCTCTGGTCCATTAGTTAGCTTAGTTTTAAGCGTGATCGGATTTACGATTGCTTGGCTAATTGCAGGAGACTCCCTTCTTTCCAGTAATCCTAAAGCCATCGAAAATTTGCCTACAAGCATCGGTAATATTCGTGCTATCTGGGCAATAATCACTTTGTATTTTGCCCAAATAAACCTATTTATTGGCGTGTTTAGCCTCATTCCTGCACTTCCCTTTGCAGGCGGTCATATTCTCAAAGCGGCTATTTGGAAATTAACTGGCGATCGCTTTACGGGAATTCGCTGGGCAGCGCGTTCAGGGCAGGTAGTTAGCGTAATCATCATGATTTATGCAGGACTAGTGTTTGCCAGTAACTTGCTATTCGGCATATTTTTTCTATTGTTAGGCTGGCTACTATTTGGTAATGCAGGTAGCTATTTGTATATAAACAACCTCCAGCAAGCACTACTAGCCATTAATGCCGAATCAGCCATGACCAGAGATTTTCGCCTAGTTGATGCTGATATCTCATTACGTGACTTTGCAGACAAATTTCTTCTTATGGAAGAAAAAGATGCCAATCCTATTTATATTGCTTCTGCAAATGGAAGAGATCGTGGTCTAGTGTCATCAGAAGCGATCCGTCATATTGACAGTCATGAGTGGGAAGCAAAATCTTTACAGACCTTAGTAACCCCCTTAGATGAAATTGACACAGTTGATCTCAAAGCTCCCATTTTCAATGTGATTAGTCTCATGGAACAAAAACAGTTGCGCTATGTAATTGTGCGATCGCCTGTAGGCTCAGTTGCAGGAGTTATTGATCGTGGTGATATTATCAAAGCTCTTGATGGCAAACTACTATGGCGTATTCCTTCTGAATTCATCAAACAGATCAAAACTGATGGAAAGTTTCCACCCAATTTGCGCCTGAGTGAGATTTGTGAACAGTTAATACAAAATGAGAAATAG
- a CDS encoding 4-vinyl reductase, with protein sequence MISVADLIKENRIPANFFDYNAYVKGDLEIGLLENRRGDRLLAVPDTLISSLYAGLAKETGQASRLVLFNCGKWWGKNFYTRFTESLEEYYSQTLAEMDMITFIQSLKECWKTHGWGKFEFDPQHQAQGFILIKTYNSPYVRKIAGNSLPTGYLEAGILTSFFTRLTGRELLAVQTTCESLDASHNTYIIGLPERLQIVDSFLNEGLDHATILQRLLK encoded by the coding sequence ATGATTTCTGTCGCCGATCTCATTAAAGAAAATCGCATCCCTGCCAATTTCTTTGACTACAATGCCTATGTTAAGGGAGATCTGGAAATTGGACTATTAGAAAATCGTCGAGGCGATCGCCTATTAGCGGTTCCTGACACTTTAATCTCTTCACTCTATGCAGGCTTAGCTAAGGAGACAGGACAAGCATCAAGACTAGTACTATTTAACTGTGGTAAATGGTGGGGCAAAAACTTTTATACAAGATTTACGGAGTCCCTTGAAGAATATTATTCCCAGACCTTAGCTGAGATGGATATGATCACCTTCATACAAAGCTTAAAAGAATGTTGGAAAACCCACGGCTGGGGTAAGTTTGAGTTTGATCCGCAGCATCAAGCTCAAGGCTTTATTTTGATCAAGACCTACAACTCCCCCTATGTCCGTAAGATTGCTGGTAATTCACTACCAACAGGTTATCTAGAGGCAGGTATTCTCACTTCATTTTTTACCCGCTTAACAGGGCGTGAGTTATTAGCAGTTCAAACAACCTGCGAATCCTTGGATGCTAGCCACAACACTTATATCATCGGCTTACCCGAAAGACTCCAAATTGTTGATTCATTCTTGAACGAAGGTTTAGATCACGCAACAATTTTACAAAGGCTACTCAAGTAA
- a CDS encoding Calvin cycle protein CP12 has product MSNIKEKILEEVQQARETCEVSGTGSKECAAAWDAVEELQAEASHQKQDKPKNSLEIYCDDNPDAAECRLYED; this is encoded by the coding sequence ATGAGCAATATTAAAGAGAAAATTCTAGAAGAAGTACAGCAAGCTAGAGAAACCTGTGAAGTTAGCGGTACTGGCTCTAAGGAATGTGCTGCTGCATGGGATGCAGTAGAAGAGTTACAAGCTGAAGCATCGCACCAAAAACAAGATAAGCCCAAGAACTCCCTTGAAATCTATTGCGATGATAATCCTGACGCTGCTGAATGTCGTTTATACGAAGATTAA